From the Vibrio vulnificus CMCP6 genome, one window contains:
- a CDS encoding sulfate ABC transporter substrate-binding protein, producing the protein MKKIVGITLIAALAGFSGQLLAETKTLLNVSYDPTREFYREFNESFSQDYKEKTGIDVQIRQSHGGSGKQARAVIDGLKADVLTLALAYDIDAVQARTQLFNTDWQNQFPHASAPYTSTIVFLVRKGNPKNIRDWGDLIKPGVEVITPNPKTSGGARWNYLAAWAYAAKQYHGDEANIRQFVGDLYKHVPVLDSGARGSTNTFVRNGIGDVLLAWENEALLATEKLQGASEFEIVVPSISILAQPPVTVVDKNADQHGVAKEAQAYLEYLYSPEAQKLAAKHFYRPVSPKYAEKNDLALFPDVHLITIDDEFGGWQKAQQTHFNDGGVFDEIYQPSQK; encoded by the coding sequence ATGAAAAAAATAGTCGGAATCACTCTGATCGCCGCATTGGCTGGTTTTAGCGGGCAATTGTTGGCAGAGACCAAGACCTTACTCAATGTCTCCTATGATCCAACTCGAGAGTTTTATCGTGAGTTTAATGAAAGTTTCAGCCAAGACTACAAAGAAAAAACGGGAATTGATGTTCAGATCCGTCAATCACATGGAGGATCAGGTAAACAAGCTCGAGCGGTGATTGATGGACTAAAAGCAGATGTTTTAACGCTGGCTCTAGCCTACGATATTGATGCGGTACAAGCTCGTACGCAACTCTTCAATACCGATTGGCAAAACCAGTTCCCTCATGCTAGCGCACCTTATACTTCGACTATTGTCTTTCTGGTACGCAAAGGCAACCCCAAAAACATTCGAGACTGGGGAGACTTGATCAAGCCTGGCGTTGAAGTAATTACTCCTAACCCCAAAACCTCCGGTGGTGCACGTTGGAACTACTTGGCCGCGTGGGCTTATGCGGCTAAACAGTATCATGGAGATGAAGCAAACATTCGCCAATTTGTCGGAGACTTGTACAAGCATGTTCCGGTTCTTGACTCAGGCGCGAGAGGCTCAACAAACACCTTTGTTCGTAATGGTATTGGTGATGTTCTGCTCGCATGGGAAAACGAAGCTTTACTGGCCACAGAGAAGCTGCAAGGTGCCAGTGAATTTGAAATCGTCGTACCTTCTATCAGTATCCTAGCTCAGCCCCCAGTTACGGTCGTTGACAAAAATGCTGATCAACATGGTGTAGCCAAAGAAGCCCAAGCTTATCTTGAATACCTTTATAGCCCTGAAGCACAAAAATTGGCCGCGAAACATTTCTACCGTCCAGTAAGCCCAAAATATGCCGAGAAAAACGACCTAGCTCTCTTTCCCGATGTCCATCTGATCACGATTGATGACGAGTTTGGTGGTTGGCAAAAAGCACAACAAACGCATTTCAATGACGGTGGTGTGTTTGATGAAATTTACCAACCGAGTCAAAAATAA